A stretch of Rhinopithecus roxellana isolate Shanxi Qingling chromosome 12, ASM756505v1, whole genome shotgun sequence DNA encodes these proteins:
- the DPRX gene encoding divergent paired-related homeobox translates to MPGSEDLRKGKDQMHSHRKRTMFTKKQLEDLNILFNENPYPNPSLQKEMASKIDIHPTVLQVWFKNHRAKLKKAKCKHIHQKQETPQPPVPEGGVTTRVSPRNAGTLPRLPSAAHPIGLVYTGQRVPSFQLILYPNLKVPANDFAGHRIVHFGCCQDPNIYCLYPIMESQVCAPGFHAGSSACSSLQSRER, encoded by the exons ATGCCAGGCTCAGAGGATCTGCGTAAAG GCAAGGACCAGATGCATTCACACAGGAAACGAACCATGTTCACTAAGAAGCAACTGGAAGATCTGAACATCTTGTTCAATGAGAACCCATACCCAAACCCCAGCCTTCAGAAAGAAATGGCCTCGAAAATAGACATCCACCCAACAGTACTGCAG gTCTGGTTCAAGAATCACAGAGCAAAACTCAAGAAAGCCAAATGCAAGCATAttcatcaaaaacaagaaactcCACAACCGCCAGTACCAGAGGGTGGGGTTACCACCAGAGTCAGCCCGAGAAATGCAGGCACACTACCCAGATTGCCCAGTGCTGCTCACCCGATCGGCCTGGTGTACACGGGTCAACGAGTCCCTTCATTCCAGCTCATCCTGTACCCCAACCTCAAGGTCCCTGCAAATGACTTCGCTGGCCACAGAATAGTCCATTTTGGCTGCTGCCAAGATCCTAATATATATTGCCTCTATCCCATTATGGAATCCCAAGTTTGCGCTCCAGGCTTCCATGCTGGATCTTCTGCCTGTTCATCTCTCCAAAGTCGAGAGAgatga